Proteins encoded in a region of the Mucilaginibacter sabulilitoris genome:
- a CDS encoding DUF4153 domain-containing protein produces MKFPSLKSLAEGAAHTIKCYPFEVLFALAGTIAATAEVELRHLNREHESWCIRIIMIANLGLLLSLSATLYTQSRNIAMGKRRLIKYVAAIFAASLIFIIDPSAREADYIRFFLMSLAFHLLVAFAAFTGKGQLQGFWQFNKALFSRILTAVLYGLVLFLGLAAAIGATNFLFNFNFEWDTYAILWVWIVGMFTTIFFLAGVPVETHLLDEDQSYPKGLKIFTQYVLIPLSTVYVIILLAYEVKILVEWNLPKGLVSNLVLGYAVFGILSLLLVYPIREHDENKWLKTYARSFYFLLIPLLGLLFVAVGTRVFKYGITEWRYFLIVLACWLLFISIYFLLFKKQNIKLIPVSLCVLTILAIYGPQSAFSVSMYSQRRIIVQFFKNNNAFKNGKLIPVDSTKISNKVGSHAVANLEYFISHYDLAPLQPYFKKDLAAVADSLGKLKSKGDYGLVGRYELRNEKLEWAKNYLGLHKFKSYYFAGMDTVDNHPEYQINTQGITRDVKGYDLIFNTGYQADTVNDKFNDLTIQHVTLANKVCRLTINNETLKFNTQDLAKKLIVDTKQLEKYRQHADEDEYQRIYSVPVDLISVTQETPNYKVRFIVDNMHFRLFKNDKPEVTSLTFMYLIKQK; encoded by the coding sequence ATGAAATTTCCATCCCTGAAAAGCCTTGCCGAAGGTGCGGCACACACCATAAAGTGCTATCCTTTTGAAGTGTTGTTTGCTCTGGCAGGCACTATAGCAGCCACTGCAGAGGTTGAATTGCGGCATCTTAACCGCGAGCACGAAAGCTGGTGCATCAGAATCATCATGATAGCAAATTTGGGATTGCTGCTCAGCCTTTCGGCAACGTTGTACACCCAAAGCCGGAATATAGCAATGGGTAAACGGCGGTTGATAAAGTATGTAGCCGCAATATTTGCTGCCTCGTTGATATTTATTATTGATCCATCAGCGCGTGAAGCAGATTACATCCGGTTTTTCCTGATGAGCCTGGCTTTCCATTTGCTGGTGGCTTTTGCTGCTTTTACCGGTAAGGGGCAGCTGCAGGGTTTCTGGCAGTTTAATAAAGCATTGTTCTCGCGGATTTTAACTGCTGTGCTGTATGGGCTTGTATTATTCTTGGGTTTGGCTGCAGCTATCGGCGCCACTAATTTCCTGTTCAATTTTAATTTTGAGTGGGATACCTATGCTATTTTATGGGTGTGGATAGTTGGCATGTTCACCACCATTTTCTTTTTGGCGGGTGTGCCGGTTGAAACCCATTTGCTTGATGAAGATCAAAGCTACCCTAAAGGGTTAAAGATATTTACACAATATGTGCTGATACCACTATCAACCGTTTATGTGATCATTTTGCTGGCTTATGAAGTTAAGATATTGGTGGAGTGGAACCTGCCTAAAGGGCTCGTCTCAAACCTGGTTTTAGGTTATGCAGTATTTGGTATCCTGTCTTTATTGCTGGTTTATCCAATACGGGAACACGACGAAAATAAGTGGCTTAAAACCTATGCCCGCAGCTTTTATTTTCTGCTGATCCCATTGCTGGGGTTATTATTTGTGGCGGTGGGGACAAGGGTATTTAAGTATGGGATTACCGAATGGCGATATTTTTTGATTGTACTGGCCTGCTGGTTGCTGTTTATATCCATCTATTTTTTACTGTTTAAAAAACAGAATATTAAACTGATACCAGTTTCATTGTGCGTTTTAACAATACTGGCTATTTACGGTCCTCAGAGCGCTTTTTCGGTGAGTATGTATTCGCAGAGGCGTATTATCGTTCAGTTTTTTAAGAATAATAATGCCTTTAAAAATGGGAAGTTGATACCGGTTGACAGTACAAAAATAAGTAACAAGGTGGGTAGCCATGCGGTAGCCAACCTGGAGTATTTTATATCGCACTATGACCTGGCGCCTTTGCAGCCTTATTTTAAAAAGGATTTGGCTGCGGTTGCCGACTCATTGGGTAAGTTAAAAAGCAAAGGGGATTATGGTCTTGTTGGGCGATACGAATTGAGGAATGAGAAGTTGGAATGGGCTAAAAACTACCTGGGTCTGCATAAATTTAAGTCTTATTATTTTGCCGGTATGGATACGGTTGATAATCACCCCGAATATCAAATTAATACGCAGGGAATAACACGCGATGTTAAAGGATATGACCTTATATTTAATACCGGTTATCAAGCCGATACCGTTAATGATAAATTTAATGATCTTACCATTCAGCACGTAACCTTAGCAAATAAGGTATGCAGATTAACTATAAATAATGAAACCTTGAAATTTAATACGCAAGATCTGGCAAAAAAACTAATAGTTGATACAAAACAATTAGAAAAGTATCGCCAGCATGCTGATGAAGATGAATATCAAAGGATTTATTCAGTACCAGTTGATCTGATATCTGTTACCCAGGAAACTCCCAATTATAAAGTAAGATTTATAGTTGATAATATGCATTTCAGGCTATTCAAGAATGACAAACCTGAGGTTACTTCCCTCACATTCATGTATCTGATTAAGCAAAAGTGA
- a CDS encoding dihydrofolate reductase family protein: protein MRKIILNLAVSLDGYIEGPNGEYDWCFADQDYGMTEFLNSTDAIFMGRKSYEMLMAAYPEMFAALKMYVFSDTLTHVEGNNEIITRDDFKQRVYEIRNQPGANIWLYGGADLVSAFIASGQINELLLSVHPTILGAGKPLFTDLKERTDLVLLGSEQFSSGLVQLRYTLKPKFDMEVFDL, encoded by the coding sequence ATGCGGAAAATAATCTTAAACCTGGCTGTGAGCCTTGATGGCTATATTGAAGGTCCGAACGGAGAATATGACTGGTGCTTCGCCGATCAGGATTATGGTATGACCGAATTTTTAAATAGTACCGATGCCATATTTATGGGACGCAAAAGTTATGAAATGCTGATGGCCGCCTATCCCGAAATGTTTGCGGCGCTAAAAATGTATGTATTCTCAGATACCCTTACTCATGTTGAAGGGAATAATGAAATTATTACGCGAGATGATTTTAAACAACGCGTGTATGAAATCAGGAACCAGCCAGGTGCCAATATCTGGCTGTATGGCGGGGCCGACCTGGTATCGGCATTTATAGCAAGTGGTCAAATCAATGAGTTATTACTATCCGTACATCCAACCATTTTAGGTGCCGGTAAACCATTGTTTACCGATCTTAAAGAACGTACCGATCTGGTACTTCTCGGCTCCGAACAGTTTAGCAGCGGGTTGGTACAGTTAAGGTACACCCTGAAACCAAAGTTTGATATGGAGGTGTTTGATCTGTAG
- a CDS encoding LutB/LldF family L-lactate oxidation iron-sulfur protein has translation MGSTAEEFLVASEEKAFDVDHRRIINNNIDKYSTSVTRGLSRIINLDNAKRKGHVIKWKVMENLDKFLPEFEANFQKRGGKVIWANDAEEANREILNIIQKTNAKTVVKSKSMVTEEIHLNEFLQSHNVESLETDLGEYIVQLLGQKPYHIVTPAMHLSKEDIAKLFHERFDTPIDATPEQLTLKARELLRDKYLLADIGITGANFLLADTGSIAISENEGNARLCTTFPKIHIAIVGIEKVIPSLADLDLFWPMLSTHGTGQNLTVYNSILSGPRQPDETDGPDEMYVILLDNGRTNLLAQKDQRQGLYCIRCGACLNACPVYKNIGGHTYNTTYSGPIGSIITPHERGMGEFKHLSYASSLCGRCTEVCPVKIDIHKMLLLNRRDAVNEHLVTTKERWGWSIWKKGMLKRKLMDFFGGKMKNYLLKTFFKKSWGHLRDMPNVAEKSFSKQWQEKHNTPEEE, from the coding sequence ATGGGAAGCACTGCGGAAGAGTTTTTGGTAGCCTCTGAAGAAAAGGCATTTGATGTTGATCACCGCCGTATTATCAATAATAACATTGATAAGTACAGCACCTCGGTAACGCGCGGCCTTTCCCGCATTATTAACCTTGATAATGCCAAACGCAAGGGCCATGTAATTAAGTGGAAGGTGATGGAAAACCTCGACAAGTTTTTACCCGAGTTCGAAGCCAATTTCCAGAAACGCGGCGGCAAGGTGATATGGGCCAACGATGCCGAAGAAGCCAATCGCGAAATCCTGAACATTATTCAAAAAACAAACGCTAAAACGGTAGTTAAATCAAAATCAATGGTTACCGAAGAAATTCATTTGAATGAGTTTCTGCAAAGCCATAACGTTGAATCGTTAGAAACCGACCTTGGCGAGTACATTGTACAGCTGCTGGGCCAAAAGCCTTACCATATCGTTACACCAGCTATGCACCTCAGTAAAGAGGATATTGCCAAACTGTTTCATGAACGCTTTGATACTCCAATTGACGCCACTCCCGAACAGCTTACATTAAAGGCCCGCGAACTACTGCGCGACAAATATTTACTGGCCGATATCGGTATAACCGGAGCCAATTTTTTACTGGCCGATACTGGCAGCATCGCCATTAGTGAAAATGAAGGGAACGCCCGCTTATGCACCACCTTCCCCAAAATACATATAGCTATTGTAGGCATTGAAAAGGTAATCCCGTCGCTTGCCGATCTTGATCTTTTCTGGCCCATGCTCTCTACCCACGGTACGGGGCAAAACCTTACCGTTTACAACAGCATTTTAAGCGGTCCGCGCCAGCCTGATGAAACCGACGGCCCCGATGAAATGTATGTGATACTACTTGATAATGGCCGTACTAACCTGCTGGCTCAAAAAGACCAAAGGCAAGGCCTGTATTGCATCCGTTGCGGCGCCTGCTTAAATGCCTGCCCGGTTTACAAAAATATTGGCGGCCATACTTATAACACCACCTACAGCGGCCCTATCGGCTCTATCATTACCCCGCATGAACGTGGTATGGGTGAGTTTAAACATCTAAGTTATGCCTCAAGCCTGTGCGGCAGGTGTACCGAGGTTTGCCCGGTAAAAATAGATATCCACAAAATGCTACTGCTCAATCGCCGCGATGCAGTGAACGAACATTTGGTAACTACCAAAGAACGCTGGGGATGGAGCATCTGGAAAAAGGGTATGCTTAAACGTAAGCTCATGGATTTTTTTGGCGGTAAAATGAAAAACTATCTGCTCAAAACATTCTTTAAAAAATCATGGGGGCACCTGCGCGATATGCCGAATGTAGCTGAAAAATCATTCAGCAAGCAGTGGCAGGAAAAACACAATACTCCTGAAGAAGAATAG
- a CDS encoding M28 family peptidase produces MKKISLWALSSAFVLNACAQQNPTALKYGALITADDARKHLSILASDAFEGRETGTPGAEKAANYIAAEFKKLGLQAPVNGSYFLNVPLTQNALKTTTFTINGKTAEYGKDYYLSGTYSDNNINVNEFVFVGYGTDAEVSATDLSGKILLWINEDKPEASTTPNTSYRLTKKRTKTIEYLRSKNPAAILAANPGIAAALSRFGKSVTSPRLTIKGAAAKPVNTNAPLFNITIALADDLVKPSGKTYDELKTASAAATTPASSIKSAVTISYTTAKSDVKAVDVLGYMPGTDLKDEVLVISAHYDHIGLNPDATAKDKVNNGADDDGSGTTGILEIARAFAQAKNDGHGPRRSILFLGNVGEEKGLLGSEYYSEHPVFPLANTITDLNIDMIGRVGDEYIGKPDSANYVYAIGSAMLSKELHEIGEQANNTYTKLNLDYKYDDPDDPNRFYYRSDHYNFAKHGVPIIFYFNGVHADYHQPGDEVSKINFPLLAKRAQLVFYTGWELANRDKRPLVDGKASE; encoded by the coding sequence ATGAAAAAAATATCGCTATGGGCATTATCCTCAGCATTTGTATTAAATGCATGTGCCCAGCAAAACCCAACGGCTTTAAAATACGGTGCGTTAATTACAGCCGATGATGCCCGCAAACATCTCAGCATTTTGGCATCCGACGCGTTTGAAGGTCGTGAAACCGGCACTCCCGGCGCCGAGAAAGCGGCAAACTATATTGCCGCCGAGTTTAAAAAACTGGGCCTGCAGGCGCCTGTTAACGGTTCATACTTTTTAAATGTGCCGCTAACTCAAAACGCTTTAAAAACAACCACCTTCACAATCAACGGCAAAACAGCTGAATATGGTAAGGATTACTATTTAAGCGGCACTTACTCGGACAACAACATCAACGTAAATGAATTTGTGTTTGTAGGCTATGGCACTGATGCTGAAGTGAGCGCAACTGATCTTAGCGGAAAAATACTGCTCTGGATAAATGAAGACAAGCCCGAAGCAAGTACTACCCCGAATACCAGCTACCGCTTAACCAAAAAGCGCACTAAAACCATAGAATACCTGCGAAGCAAAAATCCTGCAGCAATATTGGCCGCTAATCCGGGCATTGCAGCTGCGCTCAGCCGTTTTGGTAAGAGCGTAACCAGTCCGCGCCTTACCATTAAAGGTGCTGCCGCAAAACCTGTCAATACCAACGCACCGTTATTTAATATTACAATTGCCCTTGCCGATGATCTTGTAAAGCCGTCCGGTAAAACTTATGACGAATTAAAAACAGCATCGGCTGCAGCTACTACCCCTGCTTCGAGTATAAAAAGTGCAGTTACAATTAGCTACACCACAGCCAAAAGTGATGTAAAAGCAGTTGATGTGTTGGGCTATATGCCGGGCACAGATCTTAAAGATGAGGTTTTGGTAATCTCCGCTCATTATGACCATATCGGCCTTAACCCTGATGCCACGGCAAAAGACAAGGTAAATAACGGTGCAGATGATGACGGATCAGGTACTACCGGGATACTTGAAATTGCCCGCGCTTTTGCACAGGCTAAAAACGATGGACATGGCCCTCGTCGTAGTATTTTGTTTTTAGGTAACGTTGGCGAAGAAAAAGGCTTGCTGGGTTCTGAGTATTATTCTGAGCACCCTGTATTTCCGCTGGCCAATACTATTACCGATTTGAATATTGATATGATTGGCCGTGTAGGAGATGAATACATCGGCAAGCCAGATTCTGCTAATTATGTTTATGCCATTGGTTCGGCTATGCTGAGTAAAGAGCTGCACGAAATAGGTGAGCAAGCCAACAACACCTATACCAAACTAAATCTGGATTATAAATATGACGATCCTGATGATCCTAACAGGTTTTACTACCGCAGCGATCATTACAACTTTGCCAAACATGGTGTGCCTATTATATTTTATTTTAACGGCGTACATGCCGACTATCACCAGCCGGGCGACGAGGTAAGCAAAATAAATTTCCCGCTGCTGGCCAAACGCGCTCAACTGGTGTTTTACACCGGCTGGGAACTGGCTAACCGCGATAAACGACCGTTGGTTGATGGGAAAGCAAGTGAATAG
- the rpiB gene encoding ribose 5-phosphate isomerase B, translating into MKEGLKIAIGADHAGFDYKQILLEAIQTAELKDFGTYSNASADYPDFAHPVASAVESGEFDLGILVCGSANGVAITANKHQGIRAAICWNEELAELARKHNNANIVCIPARFISTDEAKKIVSVFLNTEFEGGRHATRVGKISC; encoded by the coding sequence ATGAAAGAAGGGCTTAAGATTGCCATTGGTGCCGACCATGCCGGCTTTGATTATAAACAAATTTTACTGGAGGCAATACAAACAGCCGAATTAAAGGATTTCGGCACTTACTCCAATGCCTCTGCCGACTATCCCGACTTTGCACATCCTGTGGCTTCTGCCGTTGAGAGCGGTGAATTTGATCTTGGCATACTGGTTTGCGGCAGCGCCAATGGGGTAGCCATTACGGCCAATAAACACCAGGGCATCCGCGCCGCCATATGCTGGAATGAGGAACTTGCAGAACTGGCCCGCAAACATAACAACGCTAACATCGTATGTATCCCCGCTCGGTTCATCAGTACAGATGAGGCAAAAAAAATTGTTTCTGTTTTCCTGAATACTGAGTTTGAAGGTGGCCGTCACGCAACGCGTGTTGGAAAAATTTCCTGTTAA
- the tatC gene encoding twin-arginine translocase subunit TatC, whose amino-acid sequence MSENKIIKAIRDKGKTMEAEMSFFDHLEALRWHLVRASVAIVIFTSFVFYFYDWIFDTIIMGPSRPTFWTYRMLCEIGAALHRSGFCIDKINIQLINTEMAGQFTLQINSALIIGITLGVPYLIWEIWRFVKPALHEKERKAATGFVFYACMLFFMGVLFGYYVITPMSINFLSGYTVSTKIQNLFSIDSYISSVATLTLATGVVFELPILVYILSNLGVLTPKFMRETRRYAVVIILVIAAIVTPTPDMLTMTVVSIPLFVLYEVSIVVAGLVEKRKLKRHDEIMS is encoded by the coding sequence ATGAGCGAAAACAAGATAATTAAAGCCATAAGAGACAAAGGCAAGACGATGGAAGCAGAAATGTCTTTCTTCGATCATTTGGAAGCTTTAAGATGGCATTTGGTAAGGGCGTCTGTAGCCATTGTGATATTTACCTCCTTTGTATTCTATTTTTACGACTGGATATTTGACACCATAATTATGGGCCCAAGTAGGCCCACCTTCTGGACATATCGCATGCTTTGCGAAATTGGCGCGGCTTTGCACCGCTCTGGTTTTTGTATCGATAAAATAAATATCCAGCTTATCAATACCGAAATGGCCGGTCAGTTTACGTTGCAGATCAATTCGGCACTGATAATAGGCATTACACTGGGTGTACCTTACCTCATATGGGAAATATGGCGCTTTGTGAAACCCGCCCTGCACGAAAAGGAACGCAAAGCTGCCACAGGTTTTGTTTTTTACGCCTGTATGCTATTTTTTATGGGTGTACTTTTTGGCTATTATGTAATTACGCCTATGTCCATCAACTTTTTATCGGGCTACACAGTAAGTACAAAAATTCAAAACTTGTTCTCTATTGATTCCTACATATCATCTGTTGCTACCTTAACACTGGCAACAGGCGTAGTTTTTGAGTTGCCAATTTTGGTGTACATATTATCAAACCTGGGTGTTTTAACACCTAAGTTCATGCGCGAAACCCGCAGATATGCCGTTGTAATTATATTAGTTATAGCAGCCATCGTAACCCCAACACCCGATATGCTTACCATGACCGTAGTAAGTATTCCGCTGTTTGTACTTTACGAAGTAAGTATTGTGGTGGCCGGACTTGTTGAAAAAAGGAAGCTGAAGAGGCACGATGAAATTATGTCATAA
- the accC gene encoding acetyl-CoA carboxylase biotin carboxylase subunit, which translates to MFKKILIANRGEIALRIIRTCKEMGIKTVAVYSTADRDSLHVRFADEAVCIGPPPSRDSYLSIPNLISAAELTNADAIHPGYGFLSENAKFSAICADYGIKFIGATADQINQMGDKASAKDTMKKAGVPIVPGSDGLLTDVKQGIAISNKIGYPVILKATAGGGGRGMRIVWKDSEFENAWDSARAESGAAFGNDGLYLEKYVQDPRHIEIQVVGDQYGKVCHLSERDCSIQRRHQKLVEESPSPFMTEKLRKKMGDAAIKGAKAVKYEGAGTVEFLVDKDRNFYFMEMNTRIQVEHPVTEEVINFDLIKEQIKVAAGIPISGKNYEPTMHAIECRINAEDPFNSFRPSPGRITNFHSPGGHGVRIDTHVYTGYVIPPNYDSMIAKVICVAQTRDEALSTMERALSEFVIEGVKTTIPFHLKLLQDPNFRAGNFTTKFMETFEF; encoded by the coding sequence ATGTTTAAAAAAATATTAATAGCTAACCGGGGCGAAATCGCTCTGCGAATTATCCGTACCTGCAAAGAGATGGGTATTAAAACTGTAGCTGTATATTCAACTGCCGACCGCGATAGCCTTCATGTACGTTTTGCTGATGAAGCTGTTTGCATAGGCCCCCCTCCAAGCCGCGATTCGTATTTAAGTATTCCTAATCTCATTTCGGCTGCCGAACTTACCAATGCCGACGCCATACATCCGGGCTATGGTTTCCTGTCCGAGAATGCAAAATTCTCAGCAATATGCGCCGATTATGGCATTAAGTTCATCGGCGCAACTGCCGACCAGATAAACCAGATGGGCGATAAAGCTTCGGCTAAAGATACTATGAAAAAAGCCGGTGTACCAATTGTTCCCGGTTCTGATGGTTTGCTTACCGATGTTAAACAAGGCATTGCCATTTCTAACAAAATAGGTTACCCGGTTATACTCAAAGCTACTGCCGGTGGTGGTGGCCGCGGTATGCGTATTGTGTGGAAAGACAGTGAGTTTGAAAACGCCTGGGATTCGGCCCGTGCTGAGTCGGGTGCCGCCTTTGGCAATGATGGTCTTTATCTCGAAAAATACGTACAGGACCCTCGTCACATTGAAATACAGGTAGTAGGCGACCAATACGGTAAAGTATGCCACCTTTCTGAGCGCGATTGTTCTATACAGCGCCGTCACCAGAAACTTGTTGAGGAATCTCCATCGCCGTTCATGACCGAAAAACTTCGTAAAAAAATGGGTGATGCCGCTATAAAAGGCGCTAAAGCTGTTAAGTACGAGGGAGCAGGTACAGTAGAGTTTTTGGTTGATAAAGACCGCAACTTCTACTTTATGGAAATGAACACTCGTATCCAGGTCGAACACCCGGTTACCGAGGAAGTAATCAATTTTGACCTGATCAAAGAGCAGATAAAAGTTGCAGCAGGCATCCCGATTTCGGGTAAAAACTACGAGCCAACCATGCACGCTATTGAGTGCCGTATCAACGCCGAAGATCCTTTTAACAGTTTCCGCCCTTCACCGGGAAGAATAACCAACTTTCACTCACCGGGTGGCCATGGTGTGCGTATTGATACCCATGTGTACACTGGTTATGTGATACCGCCGAATTATGACTCCATGATAGCTAAGGTAATTTGCGTGGCGCAAACCCGCGATGAAGCCCTGAGCACTATGGAGCGGGCTCTGAGCGAGTTTGTAATTGAAGGTGTGAAAACAACTATACCTTTCCATTTAAAGCTGCTTCAGGATCCAAACTTCCGCGCGGGTAATTTTACCACCAAGTTTATGGAAACATTTGAATTTTAA
- the accB gene encoding acetyl-CoA carboxylase biotin carboxyl carrier protein, which yields MDIKQIQDLIRFVSKSGVNEVSIEQKDFKITIKTNEVQPQVISATIPAQTAPALLPQAPVAQAAPAETVAPTAPAGPDTSKYLTIKSPMIGTFYRSSSPDKPLFVNVGDEIKTGSVVCIIEAMKLFNEIESEVSGRIVKVLVDNASPVEYDQPLFLVEPI from the coding sequence ATGGATATTAAACAAATTCAGGACCTTATTCGTTTTGTTTCAAAATCAGGCGTAAACGAAGTGTCAATTGAGCAAAAAGATTTTAAGATCACTATAAAAACCAATGAGGTACAGCCTCAGGTTATTAGTGCAACTATACCAGCACAAACAGCACCAGCTCTGTTACCGCAGGCTCCTGTAGCGCAGGCAGCACCGGCAGAAACCGTAGCTCCTACCGCACCGGCAGGTCCAGACACTTCTAAATACCTTACTATAAAATCGCCAATGATCGGTACTTTTTACCGCTCATCAAGCCCGGATAAGCCCCTGTTTGTAAACGTTGGCGATGAAATCAAAACCGGTTCTGTAGTTTGTATAATTGAAGCCATGAAGCTTTTCAATGAAATTGAATCAGAGGTTTCCGGCCGCATAGTAAAAGTACTTGTTGATAATGCATCACCGGTAGAGTACGACCAACCTTTATTTTTAGTAGAACCTATTTAG
- a CDS encoding beta-ketoacyl-ACP synthase III, which yields MSKIHAAITAVHGYVPDYILTNQELETLVDTNDEWIVSRTGIKERRILKGEGLGTSDMAVPAVNGLLKKRGIGAEEIDLIIFCTTTPDMPFPATANILANKIGAVNAWGYDLQAACSGFIYGLTTGAQFIESGKHKKVLVIGGDKMSSIVNYEDRATCIIFGDGCGAVLLEPNTEGNGVIDSILKSDGSGAQYLHQKAGGSVKPATHATVDAHEHFAYQEGQAVFKFAVTNMADVAHEVMERNNLTGEDVAWLVPHQANKRIIDATANRTGLSHDKVIINIERYGNTTNGTIPLCLWEWEDKFKKGDVLILAAFGGGFTWGSVYLKWAY from the coding sequence ATGAGTAAAATTCATGCCGCTATTACTGCTGTACATGGTTACGTTCCCGACTATATTTTAACCAACCAGGAGCTTGAAACACTGGTTGATACAAATGATGAGTGGATTGTTTCCCGTACCGGCATTAAAGAGCGCCGTATATTAAAAGGCGAAGGCTTGGGCACATCTGATATGGCGGTTCCGGCGGTTAACGGGTTATTAAAAAAACGCGGTATCGGCGCCGAAGAAATCGACCTTATTATTTTTTGTACCACTACCCCAGATATGCCTTTCCCGGCAACTGCTAATATCCTGGCCAATAAAATTGGTGCTGTAAACGCCTGGGGTTATGACCTGCAGGCGGCCTGCTCCGGTTTTATATATGGCCTTACTACAGGCGCACAGTTTATTGAAAGCGGAAAACATAAAAAAGTACTGGTTATTGGCGGCGATAAAATGTCATCAATAGTAAATTATGAGGACCGTGCCACCTGTATCATTTTTGGCGATGGCTGCGGTGCAGTACTCCTTGAACCCAACACCGAAGGCAATGGCGTTATCGATTCTATATTAAAAAGCGACGGTTCGGGCGCGCAATACCTGCACCAGAAAGCCGGCGGCTCTGTGAAACCGGCAACACATGCAACTGTTGACGCTCACGAGCATTTTGCCTATCAGGAAGGGCAAGCGGTATTCAAATTTGCCGTAACCAATATGGCCGATGTGGCCCATGAGGTTATGGAACGCAATAACCTTACCGGTGAAGACGTTGCCTGGTTAGTACCTCATCAGGCCAACAAACGCATTATTGATGCAACGGCTAACCGTACCGGCTTAAGCCACGATAAAGTGATCATCAATATTGAGCGCTATGGTAACACTACCAATGGCACTATTCCATTATGTTTATGGGAATGGGAGGATAAATTTAAAAAAGGCGATGTGCTTATTTTAGCTGCTTTTGGCGGTGGATTTACCTGGGGCTCAGTATATTTAAAATGGGCCTATTAA
- the plsX gene encoding phosphate acyltransferase PlsX codes for MKIGLDIMGGDFAPKATVLGAIEAYKALSADQKLVLIGDKDLTVNILQENNVSPDHFEFVHTTEVIGMGEHPTKAIVQKPDSSIAVGFQLLKEGHIQAFSSAGNTGAMLVGAMFSVKTIPGVIRPAMTTIVPKLKGGLGILLDVGANADCKPDVLVQFGVLGSLLAQSVYDIDNPRVALMNIGEEEEKGNILCQATYPLMKETSLFNFVGNVEGRDLFSENADVYVCDGFTGNVILKLAESFYVITLKKQLKDEFFDRFNYEQYGGSPILGVNAPVVVGHGISSPEAIKNMVLLSRNMVESHLVDKIKQAFQ; via the coding sequence ATGAAGATTGGCTTAGACATTATGGGCGGTGATTTTGCTCCCAAAGCAACCGTTTTAGGGGCAATCGAAGCTTATAAGGCTTTATCTGCCGACCAGAAACTGGTACTCATTGGGGATAAAGATCTTACTGTCAATATTCTTCAGGAAAATAATGTGAGCCCCGATCATTTCGAGTTTGTGCATACAACCGAAGTGATAGGTATGGGCGAACATCCTACAAAAGCCATTGTTCAAAAACCCGATTCAAGTATCGCGGTTGGTTTTCAGCTGCTTAAAGAAGGGCACATACAAGCCTTTTCATCGGCAGGTAATACCGGCGCTATGCTAGTTGGAGCCATGTTCAGTGTAAAAACCATCCCCGGCGTTATACGCCCGGCCATGACCACTATTGTACCCAAACTTAAAGGAGGTTTGGGTATTTTGTTGGATGTGGGCGCCAATGCCGATTGCAAACCAGATGTACTGGTCCAATTTGGCGTGCTTGGCAGTTTACTCGCGCAATCGGTATATGATATTGATAATCCGCGCGTAGCGCTCATGAACATTGGCGAAGAGGAAGAAAAAGGCAATATCCTTTGCCAGGCTACCTATCCTTTAATGAAAGAAACATCGCTGTTTAACTTTGTAGGTAACGTTGAAGGACGCGACCTATTTAGTGAAAACGCCGATGTTTATGTATGCGATGGTTTTACAGGCAATGTAATATTAAAACTTGCCGAATCGTTTTACGTTATAACATTAAAGAAACAGCTAAAAGACGAATTTTTCGACAGGTTTAATTATGAGCAGTATGGTGGCAGCCCTATTTTGGGTGTAAATGCCCCGGTAGTTGTTGGCCACGGTATTTCAAGCCCCGAGGCCATTAAAAACATGGTTCTGCTATCACGGAACATGGTAGAGAGCCACCTGGTTGATAAAATTAAACAAGCTTTTCAGTAA
- the rpmF gene encoding 50S ribosomal protein L32: MPHPKRKISKSRRDKRRTHYKAEAPTLTTCQTTGAVHLPHRAYTVDGNVYYNGKLLIEKAAVA; the protein is encoded by the coding sequence ATGCCACATCCAAAACGTAAAATATCCAAATCAAGAAGAGATAAGCGTAGAACACACTACAAAGCTGAAGCTCCAACTTTAACTACCTGTCAAACTACAGGTGCAGTGCACTTACCGCACAGAGCTTATACTGTTGATGGTAACGTTTACTACAACGGTAAATTACTGATAGAAAAAGCAGCAGTAGCATAA